The genomic segment AAGCCGGTGAAGGGCCTGATGAGGGCGGTACGGAGGCCGATCGGCGAGGGGTGCGCCGACTGCCGCGGAAGCGCGGCGCGGGTGCGTGGTCCACCGGAAAAATCGGCACTCGGTCACCCAGGGAGGCGCGGCGTCACCCGCGGAACGCGGCGCGGCGGAAACGCGAACGGTCCCCGGGCCGCACACACGAGGTGCGCGTCCCGGGGACCGTGGAACGACCGGCCGACCCGGCCGCGGGCCGACCGGCGGCCGCTACTTCTTGTCCTTGCCGCCGCCCTTGCCGTCCTTGCCCTTGTCGCCGCCGGCGCCCATGGACTCGTAGATCTCCTTGCACATGGGACACACCGGGTACTTCTTCGGGTCCCGGCCCGGGACCCAGACCTTTCCGCACAGCGCCACCACGGGAGTGCCCTCCAGGGCACTCGCCATGATCTTGTCCTTCTGGACGTAATGGGCGTAGCGCTCGTGGTCGCCGTCGCCGTTCGACACCTGCGGGATCGGCTCTACGAGGGTTCCCGTACCTGTCCCGCGCTCGGGCTCAAGAGTGCTCATGACCACCAAGGGTACTGAACACCGGGAGGGCTCCGGAGCATCAGTTCAGCGAAGGGTCGTCGGCGTACGTCGCGAACATCGCCAGCTCGCTGCGCTGACGCCGCAGGACCGCCCGCCACAGTCCCTCGGGGTCGGGCGACGAGACGTCGCCGGGCTCCGACTCCACCACGTACCAGGCGCCCTCGGTCAGTTCGTTCTCCAGCTGTCCCGGCCCCCAGCCCGCGTACCCGGCGAAGATCCGCAGCGAGCCGAGCGCGGCGGCCAGCAGCTCGGGAGGGGTCTCCAGGTCCACCAGGCCGATCGCCCCGTGCACCCGCCGCCAGCCGACCGGGCCGGCGCGTTCCGCTCCTCCCGGCCCCGACGGGGGCCCGGGGCGCGGCCCCTCGCCGCCGGGGATCACCGCCACCCCGAGCGCCGCGTCGAGCGAGACCGGGCCGCCCTGGAAGACGACCCCGGGTTCGCCGATGAGCCCGGCCCACGATCCGAGGATGTCACCGACCCCGATCGGGGTCGGCCGGTTCAGGACCACGCCGAGGGAACCCTCCTCGTCATGGTCGAGGAGGAGTACCACCGCGCGCGCGAAATTGGGATCGGTGAGTGCGGGTGTGGCCACGAGCAGTCGCCCTGTGAGCGAGGACACCTCGGTCATGGCAGAAATGATCCCGCATCTTCACGGCCCGCGGGGCCCGGGACGCCCCGCCGGGCGCGGGGCGCCGACGGGCGCAGCTCAGAAGCGCCTCGGGGCGCATCGACGCACGCGGGAGCGCACGGCCGGGCGCCCGCCGGACGGTGACCCTGTGCGAGGCTGCTGGAGCGGAGCGTGTTGTGGCTGTTTTCTGACGTTCGGACACCGCCCTTCGGCCGACGGCGGGAGACCATGGGCCCATTACCCTTTTGGCTGGCCCCCTGTCCGACCACTCCGGAACGCGAGATACATGACCGGCAACGATGTCCTGCTTGTCCACGGCGGCACCCCGCTGGAGGGCGAGATCCGCGTCCGAGGCGCCAAGAACCTGGTCCCGAAGGCGATGGTCGCCGCGCTGCTCGGCAGCGGTCCCAGCCGGCTGCGCAATGTGCCCGACATCCGCGATGTGCGGGTCGTCCGCGGCCTGCTGCAACTGCACGGCGTGACCGTCCGCCCGGGGGACGAACCGGGCGAGCTGGTCCTCGACCCCACCCACGTCGAGAGCGCGAACGTCGCCGACATCGACGCCCACGCGGGCTCGTCGCGCATCCCGATCCTCTTCTGCGGCCCGCTGCTGCACCGGCTGGGCCACGCCTTCATCCCGGGCCTGGGCGGCTGCGACATCGGCGGACGGCCGATCGACTTCCACTTCGACGTGCTGCGCCAGTTCGGCGCGACGATCGAGAAGCGGGCGGACGGGCAGTACCTGGAGGCCCCGCAGCGGCTGCGTGGTACGAAGATCCGACTGCCGTACCCGTCGGTGGGCTCCACCGAGCAGGTGCTGCTGACGGCCGTCCTGGCCGAGGGCGTCACCGAGCTGTCCAACGCGGCCGTGGAGCCGGAGATCGAGGACCTGATCTGCGTCCTGCAGAAAATGGGCGCGATCATCTCCGTGGACACCGACCGGACGATCCGGATCACCGGCGTCGACCGGCTCGACGGCTATACGCACCGGGCGCTCCCGGACCGCCTGGAGGCGGCCTCCTGGGCGTCCGCCGCGCTGGCGACCGAGGGCAACATCTACGTCCGCGGGGCCCAGCAGCGCTCGATGATGACCTTCCTGAACACGTTCCGCCGGGTCGGCGGGGCCTTCGAGATCGACGACGAGGGCATCCGCTTCTGGCATCCGGGCGGTCCGCTGAACGCCATCGCGCTGGAGACGGACGTGCACCCCGGTTTCCAGACGGACTGGCAGCAGCCGCTGGTGGTGGCGCTGACGCAGGCCGCGGGTCTGTCGATCGTGCACGAGACGGTGTACGAGTCGCGGCTCGGCTTCACCTCGGCGCTCAACCAGATGGGCGCCCACATCCAGCTCTACCGCGAATGCCTCGGCGGGTCCGACTGCCGGTTCGGCCAGCGGAACTTCCTGCACTCGGCGGTCGTGTCCGGGCCGACCAAGCTCCAGGCCGCGGATCTGGTCATCCCGGACCTCCGGGGCGGGTTCTCGTACCTGATCGCGGCCCTGGCCGCCCAGGGCACCTCACGGGTGCACGGCATCGACCTGATCAACCGGGGTTACGAGAACTTCATGTCCAAGCTGGAGAAGCTGGGCGCGAAGGTCGAGCTGCCCGGCGGCTCGCTGGTCTGACACCCGGTCCCCCGTCCTGGACCACGCATGACGAAGGGCGGCCACCCTGGTCAGGGTGGCCGCCCTTCACTGTGCCCGGTGCCGTGACCGGCACCGAAGGACCTACTTGCCCTTGGCGGCTTCCTTGAGCTTCGAGCCCGCGGAGACCTTCACGCTGTAGCCGGCCGGGATGTTGATGGGGTCGCCGGTCTGCGGGTTACGTGCGGTGCGAGCGGCACGGTGGGTGCGCTCGAAGGTCAGGAAGCCGGGGATGGTGACCTTCTCGTCGCCCTTGGCGACGATCTCACCGACGGTCTCGGCGAGGGCGGCCAGCACGGCGTCGGCGTCCTTGCGAGTCACCTCGGCACGGTCGGCCAGGGCGGCCACCAGCTCACTGCGGTTCATGTTGTTACTCCCGTGTTCTTCTTGCCTGTGAGGCGTGAGATCAAAGCCGATGCTGCCAGGGCCCTCGGACAGTCCCCGGACCCGGGTCTGACCTTCGCAGACCTCGCGCCCCATGGGGTCTCCCCTGGACGTAGTCCTTGGGGAAGCATCCTGCCCCCACCTGTGGCGGGAACGCCAATCCGGCGTCCTCCGGGATAACCCGAAGATCACCACTGCCTCGTCGTAGTGACGTTACGTCGACTCCCCGAGGCGGTCCGCAGCGGGTGCGGGGTCTGTCGGGCTCGCTGCCCGCCCACCCTAAAGGGGCGTTTGGGACCCCGCGACCCACGACGCGCCGTAGGTCAGGCCGAGGTGGGCCCCGTCACAGCCACTCCCTCGGCCTTGGCGGCGGCCCGGACGGCGCCCGCGACCGCGCCCGCGACCTTGTCGTTGAAGACCGAGGGGATGATGTAGTTCCGGTTCAGTTCGTCCTCGCCGACGACATCGGCGAGGGCGCCCGCGGCGGCGAGCATCATCTCCGTGTTGACGGCGCGGGACTGGGCGTCCAGCAGCCCCCGGAAGACGCCGGGGAAGACCAGCACGTTGTTGATCTGGTTCGGGAAGTCGGAACGCCCGGTGGCGACGACCGCCGCGGTCTGGCGGGCGACCGCCGGGTCCACCTCGGGGTCCGGGTTCGCGAGCGCGAACACGATCGCGCCGTCCGCCATGGCGGCGACGTCGTCGCCGTCCAGGACGTTGGGCGCGGAGACGCCGATGAACACGTCGGCGTCGACGACAGCCTCCTTGAGGGTGCCGGTGATGCCCTTGGGGTTGGTGTGGTTCGCGATCCAGCACAGCGGCGAGTCGGGGTCGGCGGAGACCAGGTCCTCGCGCTCGGCGTGCACCACACCGTGGATGTCGGCGACGACGGCGTGCCGGACGCCCGCCGCGATGAGCAGCCGCATGATGGCCGTACCGGCCGCCCCGGCGCCCGACATGACGACCCGCACGTCCCCGATGTCCTTGCCCACCACGCGCAGCGCGTTGGTCAGCGCGGCCACGACGACGATCGCGGTGCCGTGCTGGTCGTCGTGGAAGACGGGGATGTCCAGGGCCTCGCGCAGCCGCGCCTCGATCTCGAAGCAGCGGGGTGCGGAGATGTCCTCCAGGTTGATGCCCGCGAAGCCGGGAGCGATGGCCTTGACGATCGAGACGATCTCGTCGGTGTCCTGGGTGTCGAGGCAGAGCGGCCAGGCGTCGATGCCCGCGAACCGCTTGAAGAGGGCCGCCTTGCCCTCCATCACGGGCAGGGCGGCCATCGGGCCGATGTTGCCGAGGCCGAGCACGGCGGAACCGTCCGTCACGACTGCGACGGAGTTGCGCTTGATGGTGAGCCGGCGGGCGTCCTCGGGGTTCTCGGCGATCGCCATGCAGACCCGGGCCACGCCGGGGGTGTAGATCATCGAGAGGTCGTCACGGTTGCGGATGGGGTGCTTCGACTGCATCTCGATCTTGCCGCCGAGGTGCATCAGGAACGTACGGTCGGAGACCTTTCCGAGCACCACGCCCTCGATGTCGCGCAGACCTTCGACGATCTCGTCCGCGTGCGCGGTGGAGCTGGCCGCGATGGTGACGTCGATCCGCAGCTTCTCGTGGCCGGAAGCGGTCACGTCGAGGCCGGTGACCGAACCGCCGGAGGACTCCACGGCCGTGGTGAGCTGGGAAACCGCCGTGCCGCTCGCGGGTACCTCCAGCCTGACCGTCATCGAATACGAGACGCTGGGCGCCGTTGCCATGGCCGTGTCCTTCGCTTTCCTTAGCTTCATTGCTAACGCGGTCGGGCCCACGCCGCGGCCACGCGTTCCGATATTCGCACCTACTGGCCGGTAGCCGGTAATTAATGCCGCACTTCGGAATCTCTTTTCCACGATACGGGAAGCTGTTTCACCTCATGCGGGAGGCCGCCCGCCGACGCGACAGCGGCCCTGGGGCCCGCGCCGGCGAGGACCCCGAAAAGGCCCCCCAACACGGACAGACCCGCGTCACCAGAGGGTGACGCGGGTCTGTTCTCACTGCTTCGTTCACTGCTGTGTCTTCAGTGCTTGGGTGACACCGGCCCGCCATGCTCGCCTCGCGGCAAGTGGTCGCTCGAAGCGACTAAGGTTGGGCCCGGGGGCTTGGATCGAGCCGGTGCCAACACCAGGCTAACAAACCACCCGGGGAAGTGATTCCTCCACGACGGGTTGACCTGAGATCAGTCTCTGAGCAGATCCGGAATTCCGTCCTCGTCCGGCAGATCGCGCTCCCCCGACACCACCGTGAGCTGCTGCGTCGCCCGGGTGAGCGCCACATAGAGCACCCGCAGCCCGGCCGGCGACTCGTCCGCGATCTCGGCGGGCGAGACGACGACCGTCGCGTCGTACTCCAGGCCCTTCGCCTCCAGACTGCCCAGCGCCACCACCCGGTCGCCCAGCTCGGCGAGCCACTTGCGGGCCTGACCGCGCCGGTTCATCGCGACGACCACCCCGACCGTGCCGTCGACCTCGGCGAGCAGCCTGCGGGCCTCCTCGCGGACGGTCGCGGCCAGATCGCCGTCCCGTACGGTCTCGAAGCGCGGCCGTACGCCGGTGGAGCGGACCGCCGCCGGGGACTCCATGCCGGGCATCGCCAGCGCCAGCACCTTCGCGGCCAGCTCGGCGATCTCCGCCGGGTTGCGGTAGTTGACGGTGAGCGTGAAGCGGCGGCGCGGCCGGTTGCCCAGCGCCTCGTCACGGGCCTCGGCCGCCTCGTCCGGATCGGACCAGGAGGACTGCGCGGCGTCCCCGACGACCGTCCAGGTGGCGTGGCGCCCCCGGCGGCCCACCATGCGCCACTGCATGGGCGTCAGGTCCTGCGCCTCGTCGACGATGACGTGCGCGTACTCGGTGCGTTCCGCCGCCAGCCGTTCGGCCCGCTCCCGCTGGGTCTCCTCGCGCTGCGGCATCAGCTCCTCCAGCCCGGTGAGCTGGTCCAGCGGGTCGTACTCGCGCTTCTTCTTCGGGCGGCTCGGGGTGCCGAGCAGGGTGTGCAGCTCGTCGAGGAGCGCCACGTCGTGCACGGAGAGCGGCCCCCGCCCGTCGGGGCCGAGCCGCTTCAGCGAACGGGCCAGCCGGCGCACCTCACCCTGGTTGAGGACCCGGCGCGACCAGCGCGCCAGCCGCCTCTCGTCGGACATCGCGGCGAGCACCGAGCGGGGGGTGAGTTCCGGCCACCACGCGGCCAGGAAGTCGAGGAAGTCGTTCTCCGTCGAGACGTCCTCGTCGAAGGAGGAACGCAGCTCGGCGGCCAGTTCCGGGTCGGTGTAGCGGCCCCGGCCGGACGACTTGTTCCACAGGGCGTCCAGAAGCAGTCTGCGGGCGCGCGGGCGCAACAGGTTGACGGGGGCGGTCCCGCCGAGGACGGACTGCCGGATGCGGTCCAGCTCGTCGGCGTTCAGCTCGACCCTGGTCCCGAAGGCGACCACCCGGAGCCGGGTGAGGGCGCCGGTGGGCCGTCGGGCCGCGGGCTCCTCGTCGCCGAACGCGAGCTGACCGTCGTGGGCCGGGGCCGTCCGGTCCGCCCCGGACCGCTCCAGGGCGCCCCTGGACGCCTTGCGGAGCACCTGGAGCATCCGGGAGGAGCCCTTGATCCGGGCGACGGCCGGTTCGTCGTACGTGGTGGCGCCTTCGGGCGCCGCCTCGTCGGCCAGCGAGCCGACCGCGCGGATCGCGACCTGCCCCTCCTCGCCGAGCGAGGGCAGCACTCCCTCGGTGTACGCGACGAGGAGCGGGGTGGGCGAGACGACGAGGATGCCGCCCGCGTACCGCCGCCGGTCCTGGTAGAGCAGATACGCGGCCCGGTGCAGCGCCACCGCGGTCTTGCCGGTGCCGGGGCCCCCGGCGACCTCGGTGACGGAGGCGGCGGGCGCCCTGATCACCATGTCCTGCTCGGCCTGGATGGACGAGACGATGTCCCGCATGGTGTGGCTGCGGGCCTGGCCGAGCGCCGCCATCAGGGCGCCGTCGCCGACGACCGCCAGCCGGTCACCGTTCAGGTACGCCGTCAGCTCGGGACGCATCAGGTCGTCCTCCACCCCGAGGACCTTGCGGCCCTTGGAGCGGATGACCCGGCGGCGTACCACCCGGCCCGGGTCCTTCGGCGTCGACCGGTAGAACGGCGCGGCGGCCGGGGCCCGCCAGTCGATGACGAGCGGCGCGTAGTCGGAGTCGAGGACCCCGATGCGGCCGATGTGCAGCGTCTCCGCGATGTCCGCGGTGGCGTCGTCGCGCACGGCGTCGTCCGCCGGGGCGACCGAGGTGAACGCGCCGTCCGGGCCGCGTTCACCGTCCTTGCCGAGCAGCAGGTCGATCCTCCCGAAGAGGAAGTCCTCGAACTCGCTGTTCAGCCGATTGAGGTGAATACCGGCCCGGAAGACCTGGGCGTCCCGCTCGGCGAGTGCTCCCGGGGTCCCCACCTGGCCGCGCTTGACGGCATCGTGCATAAGAAACTCAGCCTCGTGGATCTTCTCCTCAAGGCGGCGGTACACCTGGTCCAGGTGCACCTGCTCGACACCGATTTCCCGGTCCCGCAACGAATCGACAGCGGCATCCTGCGCGGCCACCGAGGCCCCCTTCTGACGTGCGTTGGGCAGCCGTCAACCGTACGCGACAAAGGGCCCGCAGCGCACCTGCGGAGAAGATTGCGATTACGCGTCGGCCACGCGCCCGAGCCGGCCGCCCTCCCGGGGCCCCGCCCGCCCGCGCCCACCGCGCCAGGGGCCCGCACGCCCAAGCCGACCCCCACCCCCACCCCCACGACCCCCGCCCCCACGACCTACGCGCCCGTGCCCACCGCCCCCGGGACCGCACCGGACAGCGCCGCGACCCGTCTTCGGTGCCTCGCCACCCGCTCCCGGTTGCCGCACACCTCGCTGGAGCACCAGCGCCGCCGTCGCCCGCGCGAGGTGTCCAGATACAGCCGTCGGCAGTTGTCGCCCTCGCAGCGGCGCAGCCCGCCCCGCGCCACCGGGTCCGTGAGCAGTTCCACGGCGTCCCGCGCGACGGCGGCCAGCAGTGACCGGCAGTCGGGCTCGGCGCTGAGGGTGCGCACCAGCACCCCGCCCTTGCCGCGCTCCGCCCGCCACACGGGCGGCGCCCCCGCGGCCAGGACGTTGATCCGGTCCAGTGCGCCGTCCGCGCCGTGTCCGGCCAGCTCCGCCGACATCAGCCGGTCGACGCACATCCGCAACTCCTGGAACCGCACCACCCAGTGGTCGTCCACCAGGTCCGACGCGCGGTCCACCGGGAGCAGTTGGTTGGCGACCAGCCAGTGGGCGAGCCGGTCGGGCCCGTCGAGCCGTTCGCACGCGCCGGAGGTGTCGACCCCCGTCGCCACCAGGTCGAGGCAGGGCCGCCCCGCGTCGAATCGCCAGTCGTACGAGCTGAGGCCCGCTGTCATGCGCCTGCCACCGCCTTGGATCGCGGGTACGGAGTCTCCACACCCTGGGTGCCCGTCACCGGTCCCGGCCGGAAGCCCCGCCACCGCGTACCCCGCGGCCGTGCGCTCCCGTACGGTGTCGCAATGCGCATCGATCACCGAGGGACCACTCTCTCCGTGGGGCGGCTGCTTCTGCGCCCCTGGCATGACGGAGACATACCCGCGATCGTCGCCGCGTACCGCGATCCGGCGGTACGGGCCGGGGCGCGGGCCCCGGTGACGGGCGAGCCGGAGGCGCGGCGATGGCTCGAACTCCAGGACGAAGGGCGCGAGTCGGGCATCCGTCACAGCTTCGCCGTCGTGGAGGGGGCCGACGACGGACGCGGTGGCGAACCCGTCGGGAACGTCACGCTGAAGTACCCGGACCCCGGCTCCGGCCGGGCGGAGGTCGGCTACTGGACGGTCGCGGGCGCGCGGGGCCGTGGAATCGCCCCCCGCGCGCTCGGCGCGCTCACCGACTGGGCGTTCACGGTCTTCGCCGACGACGGTCTCGTACGGCTCGATCTGCTGCACCAGGTGGACAACGCGGCGTCCTGCCGGGTGGCGGAGAAGAGCGGGTACGCCCTCGTGGAAGTCCTCCCGGC from the Streptomyces sp. AM 4-1-1 genome contains:
- a CDS encoding YqgE/AlgH family protein: MTEVSSLTGRLLVATPALTDPNFARAVVLLLDHDEEGSLGVVLNRPTPIGVGDILGSWAGLIGEPGVVFQGGPVSLDAALGVAVIPGGEGPRPGPPSGPGGAERAGPVGWRRVHGAIGLVDLETPPELLAAALGSLRIFAGYAGWGPGQLENELTEGAWYVVESEPGDVSSPDPEGLWRAVLRRQRSELAMFATYADDPSLN
- a CDS encoding GNAT family N-acetyltransferase, with product MRIDHRGTTLSVGRLLLRPWHDGDIPAIVAAYRDPAVRAGARAPVTGEPEARRWLELQDEGRESGIRHSFAVVEGADDGRGGEPVGNVTLKYPDPGSGRAEVGYWTVAGARGRGIAPRALGALTDWAFTVFADDGLVRLDLLHQVDNAASCRVAEKSGYALVEVLPAVPSWPQKGHRHRRCAPASGG
- a CDS encoding DUF3039 domain-containing protein, with translation MSTLEPERGTGTGTLVEPIPQVSNGDGDHERYAHYVQKDKIMASALEGTPVVALCGKVWVPGRDPKKYPVCPMCKEIYESMGAGGDKGKDGKGGGKDKK
- a CDS encoding NAD-dependent malic enzyme, whose translation is MATAPSVSYSMTVRLEVPASGTAVSQLTTAVESSGGSVTGLDVTASGHEKLRIDVTIAASSTAHADEIVEGLRDIEGVVLGKVSDRTFLMHLGGKIEMQSKHPIRNRDDLSMIYTPGVARVCMAIAENPEDARRLTIKRNSVAVVTDGSAVLGLGNIGPMAALPVMEGKAALFKRFAGIDAWPLCLDTQDTDEIVSIVKAIAPGFAGINLEDISAPRCFEIEARLREALDIPVFHDDQHGTAIVVVAALTNALRVVGKDIGDVRVVMSGAGAAGTAIMRLLIAAGVRHAVVADIHGVVHAEREDLVSADPDSPLCWIANHTNPKGITGTLKEAVVDADVFIGVSAPNVLDGDDVAAMADGAIVFALANPDPEVDPAVARQTAAVVATGRSDFPNQINNVLVFPGVFRGLLDAQSRAVNTEMMLAAAGALADVVGEDELNRNYIIPSVFNDKVAGAVAGAVRAAAKAEGVAVTGPTSA
- a CDS encoding UvrD-helicase domain-containing protein — its product is MAAQDAAVDSLRDREIGVEQVHLDQVYRRLEEKIHEAEFLMHDAVKRGQVGTPGALAERDAQVFRAGIHLNRLNSEFEDFLFGRIDLLLGKDGERGPDGAFTSVAPADDAVRDDATADIAETLHIGRIGVLDSDYAPLVIDWRAPAAAPFYRSTPKDPGRVVRRRVIRSKGRKVLGVEDDLMRPELTAYLNGDRLAVVGDGALMAALGQARSHTMRDIVSSIQAEQDMVIRAPAASVTEVAGGPGTGKTAVALHRAAYLLYQDRRRYAGGILVVSPTPLLVAYTEGVLPSLGEEGQVAIRAVGSLADEAAPEGATTYDEPAVARIKGSSRMLQVLRKASRGALERSGADRTAPAHDGQLAFGDEEPAARRPTGALTRLRVVAFGTRVELNADELDRIRQSVLGGTAPVNLLRPRARRLLLDALWNKSSGRGRYTDPELAAELRSSFDEDVSTENDFLDFLAAWWPELTPRSVLAAMSDERRLARWSRRVLNQGEVRRLARSLKRLGPDGRGPLSVHDVALLDELHTLLGTPSRPKKKREYDPLDQLTGLEELMPQREETQRERAERLAAERTEYAHVIVDEAQDLTPMQWRMVGRRGRHATWTVVGDAAQSSWSDPDEAAEARDEALGNRPRRRFTLTVNYRNPAEIAELAAKVLALAMPGMESPAAVRSTGVRPRFETVRDGDLAATVREEARRLLAEVDGTVGVVVAMNRRGQARKWLAELGDRVVALGSLEAKGLEYDATVVVSPAEIADESPAGLRVLYVALTRATQQLTVVSGERDLPDEDGIPDLLRD
- a CDS encoding HU family DNA-binding protein, which gives rise to MNRSELVAALADRAEVTRKDADAVLAALAETVGEIVAKGDEKVTIPGFLTFERTHRAARTARNPQTGDPINIPAGYSVKVSAGSKLKEAAKGK
- a CDS encoding CGNR zinc finger domain-containing protein; translated protein: MTAGLSSYDWRFDAGRPCLDLVATGVDTSGACERLDGPDRLAHWLVANQLLPVDRASDLVDDHWVVRFQELRMCVDRLMSAELAGHGADGALDRINVLAAGAPPVWRAERGKGGVLVRTLSAEPDCRSLLAAVARDAVELLTDPVARGGLRRCEGDNCRRLYLDTSRGRRRRWCSSEVCGNRERVARHRRRVAALSGAVPGAVGTGA
- the murA gene encoding UDP-N-acetylglucosamine 1-carboxyvinyltransferase, with protein sequence MTGNDVLLVHGGTPLEGEIRVRGAKNLVPKAMVAALLGSGPSRLRNVPDIRDVRVVRGLLQLHGVTVRPGDEPGELVLDPTHVESANVADIDAHAGSSRIPILFCGPLLHRLGHAFIPGLGGCDIGGRPIDFHFDVLRQFGATIEKRADGQYLEAPQRLRGTKIRLPYPSVGSTEQVLLTAVLAEGVTELSNAAVEPEIEDLICVLQKMGAIISVDTDRTIRITGVDRLDGYTHRALPDRLEAASWASAALATEGNIYVRGAQQRSMMTFLNTFRRVGGAFEIDDEGIRFWHPGGPLNAIALETDVHPGFQTDWQQPLVVALTQAAGLSIVHETVYESRLGFTSALNQMGAHIQLYRECLGGSDCRFGQRNFLHSAVVSGPTKLQAADLVIPDLRGGFSYLIAALAAQGTSRVHGIDLINRGYENFMSKLEKLGAKVELPGGSLV